A DNA window from Halomonas zincidurans B6 contains the following coding sequences:
- a CDS encoding MFS transporter — protein MDIRNKANRIRLFSFKSPQMRAFHLSWFAFHICFFGWFGIAPLMAVVRDDLGLTKTQIGNTIIASVAITVIVRLAIGVLCDKIGPRKAYTWLLCLGSLPVMMIGFADSFESFFLARLAIGAIGASFVITQYHTSVMFGPNVVGTANATTAGWGNLGGGTTQILMPLIFAGILMLGVEATLGWRLAMVVPGIVLFLTGIAYYCLTQDAPDGNFDELRERGELPRAEKEYSMRSTFGAAARDVRVWALFVVYAACFGVELTINNIAAIYFFDNFELDLATAGLIAGLFGLMNLFARTLGGVFSDLFARHGGLKGRVRWLFIAMFCEAIALMFFAQMQVLAVAIGIMLVFSLFVQMAEGATFGVVPFVNRNALGAVAGIVGAGGNAGAVAAGFLFRAESLSYQQGLLYLGMAVMLASFFTFLVRFSPQVLAEEDDAYRTASGETATAALSLR, from the coding sequence ATGGACATTCGCAACAAAGCCAACAGGATTCGTCTGTTCAGCTTCAAGAGTCCGCAAATGCGGGCTTTCCACCTTTCGTGGTTCGCCTTCCATATCTGCTTCTTCGGCTGGTTCGGCATCGCCCCGTTGATGGCAGTGGTGCGCGACGATCTTGGCCTGACCAAGACCCAGATCGGCAACACCATCATTGCCTCGGTAGCGATCACCGTCATCGTGCGTCTGGCGATCGGCGTGCTCTGCGACAAGATCGGCCCGCGCAAGGCCTATACCTGGCTTTTGTGCCTGGGCTCGCTGCCGGTGATGATGATCGGCTTCGCCGACAGCTTCGAAAGCTTCTTCCTGGCGCGCCTGGCGATCGGCGCGATCGGCGCCTCGTTCGTCATCACCCAATATCACACCTCGGTGATGTTCGGTCCCAACGTGGTGGGTACCGCCAACGCCACCACCGCCGGCTGGGGCAACCTGGGCGGCGGCACCACACAGATCCTCATGCCGCTGATATTCGCCGGCATCCTGATGCTGGGCGTGGAAGCCACGCTGGGTTGGCGCCTGGCGATGGTGGTTCCGGGGATCGTGCTGTTCCTGACCGGCATCGCGTACTACTGCCTGACCCAGGATGCGCCGGACGGCAACTTCGACGAGTTGCGTGAGCGCGGCGAACTGCCGCGTGCCGAGAAGGAATACAGCATGCGCAGCACCTTCGGCGCGGCCGCCCGGGACGTTCGAGTCTGGGCGCTGTTCGTGGTCTACGCCGCCTGCTTCGGCGTCGAGCTGACCATCAATAACATCGCCGCCATCTACTTCTTCGACAATTTCGAACTCGACCTGGCCACCGCCGGCCTGATCGCCGGGCTGTTCGGCCTGATGAACCTGTTCGCGCGCACCCTGGGCGGCGTGTTCTCGGATCTCTTCGCCCGCCACGGCGGCCTCAAGGGCCGGGTGCGCTGGCTGTTCATCGCCATGTTCTGCGAGGCCATCGCGCTAATGTTCTTCGCCCAGATGCAGGTACTCGCCGTGGCCATCGGCATCATGCTGGTGTTCAGCCTGTTCGTGCAGATGGCCGAGGGTGCCACCTTCGGCGTGGTGCCCTTCGTCAACCGCAACGCCCTGGGCGCGGTAGCGGGCATCGTCGGCGCCGGCGGCAATGCCGGAGCCGTCGCCGCCGGCTTTCTGTTTCGCGCCGAATCGCTGAGCTACCAGCAGGGCCTTCTGTACCTGGGCATGGC
- a CDS encoding peptidoglycan DD-metalloendopeptidase family protein: MGFFLHLHAPRPFMMLRIFHSLPRTHKLLLLPVATMVTVLGTYKILAALNETDVTNGMNKPVNLAIAAPTSVVNTQALDQAVSKNLQPSSSSLIGRDIPLVALTTQEIVDLNFIETAEAREPNASADLTVLQPQTPAAVANAPAQPAPATQPGSEENDAALDIQTLKIARQLFDADAIEGELDSGASHEFLSSDSLILDDGKIELENEIVAKEDFVPQWETYTVQQGDTFAVMAERTFGLEYSEVLRLLDALPDDKPLTNWRAGDNIDFQLDEEGQLLALRVMKDARSGYLIERDAEQHTFEVANIDKAGEATQRLFAGTVSGSFAGSASATGLSSSEVAELSNLLAKKIDFRRDTRRGDRFQVLVEADMIEGKALDSRILAARYEGARTELTVVRNPKDDRFYTPDGRSLDPAFNRYPFDGNYRVSSSYNLRRKHPVTGRITPHRGTDFAVPTGTPIESAGAGRVIKSAYQANGAGYYMVIRHDNGYKTRYMHLSKRYVSEGDRVKMGEKIALSGSTGNATGPSLHYEVMVNNRAVDAMRVKLPENQSLSGQALAAFKQQSQQLLAKLETSGDAQLARASTPSKRNPDDS; this comes from the coding sequence ATGGGTTTTTTCCTCCATTTACATGCACCTAGGCCCTTTATGATGTTGCGAATTTTCCATTCGCTGCCCCGCACGCACAAGTTGCTGCTGCTACCCGTCGCCACCATGGTTACTGTGCTGGGCACGTACAAGATTTTGGCCGCTCTGAACGAAACCGATGTTACTAACGGCATGAATAAGCCAGTCAATCTTGCTATCGCCGCCCCGACCTCGGTAGTCAATACCCAGGCGCTCGATCAGGCTGTTTCCAAAAATCTCCAACCATCCAGTTCCAGCCTGATCGGTCGGGATATTCCCCTGGTCGCCCTGACGACTCAGGAAATCGTCGACCTGAATTTCATCGAGACCGCCGAAGCCCGAGAGCCCAACGCTTCTGCCGATCTCACGGTACTTCAGCCGCAGACGCCTGCGGCAGTGGCCAACGCCCCCGCCCAGCCGGCTCCGGCCACGCAGCCCGGTAGCGAGGAAAATGACGCCGCCCTCGACATTCAGACACTCAAGATTGCGCGACAACTGTTCGACGCTGACGCAATCGAGGGCGAACTCGACAGCGGCGCTTCCCACGAATTTCTCTCTTCGGACTCGCTGATTCTCGATGACGGCAAAATCGAACTCGAGAACGAGATCGTCGCCAAGGAAGACTTCGTCCCGCAGTGGGAAACCTATACCGTTCAACAGGGCGACACCTTCGCAGTCATGGCCGAGCGTACCTTCGGCCTGGAGTACAGCGAAGTGCTGCGCCTGCTGGATGCGCTACCGGACGACAAGCCGCTGACCAACTGGCGTGCCGGCGACAACATCGACTTTCAGCTCGATGAAGAAGGTCAACTGCTGGCCCTGCGCGTGATGAAGGATGCCCGTTCGGGCTACCTCATCGAGCGCGATGCCGAGCAGCACACGTTTGAGGTCGCCAATATCGATAAGGCCGGCGAAGCTACCCAGCGGCTGTTTGCCGGAACGGTCAGTGGCAGCTTTGCCGGTTCGGCAAGTGCCACCGGGCTGTCCTCCAGCGAGGTGGCAGAGCTCAGCAACCTATTGGCCAAGAAGATTGATTTTCGTCGCGATACACGCCGCGGCGATCGTTTCCAGGTGCTGGTCGAAGCGGACATGATTGAGGGCAAGGCACTGGACTCGCGCATTCTGGCGGCTAGATACGAAGGCGCGCGGACCGAGCTGACAGTCGTTCGCAATCCGAAGGACGATCGCTTCTACACCCCCGACGGGCGAAGCCTGGACCCGGCGTTCAATCGCTATCCTTTCGACGGCAACTACCGGGTCAGCTCATCGTACAACTTGCGCCGCAAACATCCCGTCACCGGACGCATCACGCCGCATCGCGGCACGGATTTCGCCGTGCCTACCGGCACGCCCATCGAATCGGCTGGCGCCGGGCGCGTCATCAAGTCTGCTTACCAGGCCAATGGCGCCGGCTATTACATGGTCATCCGTCACGACAACGGCTACAAGACGCGTTACATGCACCTTTCCAAGCGTTACGTCTCGGAAGGGGACCGCGTCAAGATGGGCGAGAAAATTGCCCTTTCCGGCAGCACCGGAAACGCCACCGGGCCGAGCCTGCATTACGAGGTGATGGTCAACAACCGTGCCGTGGATGCGATGCGCGTCAAGTTACCCGAGAACCAGAGTCTGTCCGGGCAGGCTCTGGCGGCCTTCAAGCAACAGTCCCAGCAACTGCTGGCCAAGCTCGAAACCAGCGGCGACGCTCAGCTGGCTCGCGCCTCGACGCCGAGCAAGAGAAACCCCGACGACAGTTGA
- a CDS encoding pirin family protein, producing the protein MPQRTINRVIASHPSQDGDGVKISRVHDFGGGLDPFLMLDELGSEQPDEYIGGFPPHPHRGIQTLTYVVHGGLMHEDHLGHSSSIGSGDAQWMHTGRGIIHSEMPLTDHAGLHAFQLWINLAARDKLSPATYRDIKREEMPHLEEEGSELIALGGHWASATQAVDGPLDALAGQAGIAHVRLEGGATLTLEQDAPTLLAYVFEGELQIAGQTVSAQRLASLNAGETLTLSSHSGAQVLLLAGHPHGEPIAHYGPFVMNQREELDQALRDYRDGTLAQ; encoded by the coding sequence ATGCCGCAGCGCACAATCAACCGTGTTATTGCCAGCCACCCCAGCCAGGACGGCGATGGTGTCAAGATTTCCCGCGTCCACGATTTCGGCGGCGGGCTTGACCCCTTTCTAATGTTAGACGAACTGGGTTCGGAGCAACCCGATGAATACATCGGCGGGTTCCCGCCGCATCCGCACCGCGGCATCCAGACATTGACCTACGTCGTGCATGGCGGGCTGATGCACGAAGACCATCTAGGCCACAGTAGCTCCATTGGCAGCGGCGATGCCCAATGGATGCATACCGGCCGCGGCATCATCCACTCGGAAATGCCGCTGACCGATCATGCCGGGCTCCATGCCTTCCAGCTATGGATCAACCTGGCTGCGCGTGACAAGCTCAGTCCGGCTACCTATCGTGATATCAAGCGCGAGGAGATGCCGCACCTCGAAGAGGAAGGCAGCGAGCTGATCGCCCTGGGCGGACACTGGGCAAGCGCGACTCAAGCTGTCGACGGGCCCCTGGATGCCCTGGCCGGGCAGGCCGGAATCGCCCATGTTCGCCTCGAGGGGGGAGCGACGCTAACCTTGGAACAGGATGCACCGACGCTGCTGGCGTATGTCTTCGAAGGCGAATTGCAGATAGCCGGCCAGACGGTTTCCGCGCAGCGACTGGCCAGCCTGAATGCGGGCGAAACGCTGACATTGTCCAGCCATTCAGGCGCGCAGGTATTGCTATTGGCTGGCCATCCACATGGCGAGCCGATCGCGCATTATGGCCCTTTCGTGATGAATCAGCGCGAGGAACTCGACCAGGCATTACGCGACTATCGCGACGGCACGCTGGCCCAGTGA
- a CDS encoding LysR family transcriptional regulator, producing MSRVTLAQWQMLAAVVDHGGFARAAEAIHKSPSTLNHAVHKLEAQLGVSILEPIGRQVRLTDAGEMLLRRARQLIENAAALEEVAESMAAGLEAEVSLAIDQIFPPDALAEALQQFSRNYPHVRVQLHETVLNGGVEMLYDKRADLVISGLAAQGFLGEPLVTLRFIAVAHPAHPLHALARTLDLRDLIQHRQLVVRDSALRQSMDAGWLKAEQRWTVSHLATSLDMLERGLGFAWLPETRIREALTARRLKPLPLAAGGTREVPMQLIFQDRDRAGPATHAMAQALHAAVNTCCPIDDDSFYSKENAEKLQSSVE from the coding sequence ATGTCACGAGTGACCCTGGCTCAATGGCAGATGCTTGCAGCGGTCGTCGATCACGGCGGCTTTGCCCGTGCGGCGGAGGCGATTCACAAGAGCCCCTCGACGCTCAATCACGCCGTGCACAAGCTCGAAGCGCAGCTTGGGGTGTCGATTCTCGAGCCGATCGGACGCCAGGTGCGGCTCACCGATGCGGGCGAGATGCTGTTGCGCCGGGCGCGCCAGTTGATCGAGAACGCCGCGGCACTGGAAGAGGTCGCCGAGAGCATGGCGGCGGGGTTGGAAGCGGAAGTGTCGCTGGCGATCGATCAGATATTCCCGCCCGATGCGCTGGCCGAAGCGCTTCAGCAGTTTTCCCGCAACTATCCGCACGTACGCGTCCAGTTGCACGAAACGGTGCTCAACGGCGGGGTCGAAATGCTCTACGACAAGCGTGCCGATCTGGTGATCTCGGGGCTCGCCGCTCAGGGCTTCCTCGGTGAGCCCCTGGTAACCCTGCGCTTTATCGCCGTTGCCCACCCCGCTCATCCGTTACATGCGCTGGCGCGTACCCTCGACCTGCGCGATCTGATTCAGCATCGCCAACTGGTGGTGCGCGATTCGGCCTTGCGCCAGTCGATGGATGCCGGCTGGTTGAAGGCCGAGCAGCGCTGGACGGTCAGCCATCTGGCGACTTCGCTGGACATGCTCGAGCGTGGGCTGGGGTTTGCCTGGCTGCCCGAAACGCGCATACGGGAAGCGCTGACCGCTCGACGCCTGAAGCCGTTGCCATTGGCGGCAGGCGGTACCCGCGAGGTGCCCATGCAATTGATCTTCCAGGATCGCGACCGGGCCGGGCCGGCGACCCACGCCATGGCCCAGGCGCTTCATGCGGCCGTCAACACCTGCTGTCCCATCGATGACGATTCGTTTTATTCGAAAGAAAATGCGGAAAAATTGCAGAGTAGCGTCGAATGA
- a CDS encoding glutathione S-transferase family protein, producing the protein MGLLIEGQWHDQWYDTEKHGGEFVRESAQLRKWLTGDGAPGPQGQDALPAEADRYHLYVSLACPWAHRTLIMRKLKGLERLIGVSHTSPLMLDQGWSYHVGEGSSGDPLNGVDYHHQLYTMTQHDYTGRVTVPALWDKLGKRLVNNESADLVRIFNDAFDAITGNRLDFYPTELRETIEAVNADVYDHINNGVYKAGFATEQNVYEKHVTALFEALDRMEARLDEQRYLAGEWLTEADIRLFTTLVRFDPVYHGHFKCNLRRITDYPNLANYLRELYQWPGIKETVDFDHIKRHYYGSHATINPTGIVPKGPILDLERPHDRERLTGQGIREKA; encoded by the coding sequence ATGGGCTTGTTGATCGAAGGCCAATGGCACGACCAGTGGTATGACACCGAGAAGCACGGCGGCGAGTTCGTGCGTGAATCGGCCCAACTGCGCAAATGGCTGACCGGCGACGGCGCACCGGGACCGCAAGGGCAGGATGCGCTGCCGGCCGAAGCGGATCGCTACCATCTGTATGTCTCGCTGGCCTGTCCCTGGGCGCACCGCACCCTGATCATGCGCAAGCTGAAGGGCCTGGAGCGGCTGATCGGCGTGTCGCATACCAGTCCGCTGATGCTCGACCAGGGCTGGAGTTATCATGTCGGCGAGGGCTCGAGCGGCGATCCGCTCAATGGCGTGGACTACCACCATCAGCTCTACACCATGACGCAACACGACTATACCGGTCGGGTCACGGTGCCGGCGCTGTGGGACAAGCTTGGCAAACGTCTCGTCAATAACGAATCCGCCGATCTGGTGCGTATCTTCAACGACGCCTTCGACGCTATCACCGGCAACCGGCTGGACTTCTATCCGACCGAGCTGCGCGAGACCATCGAAGCGGTCAATGCCGACGTCTACGATCACATCAATAACGGCGTCTACAAGGCCGGGTTCGCCACCGAGCAGAATGTCTACGAGAAGCACGTCACGGCGCTGTTCGAGGCGCTCGATCGCATGGAAGCGCGGCTTGACGAGCAGCGTTACCTGGCCGGTGAATGGCTGACCGAAGCGGATATTCGGCTATTTACCACGCTGGTGCGTTTCGATCCCGTCTATCACGGGCATTTCAAGTGCAATCTGCGGCGCATTACCGACTATCCCAATCTCGCGAACTACCTGCGCGAACTGTACCAGTGGCCGGGTATCAAGGAGACCGTCGACTTCGATCATATCAAGCGCCACTACTATGGCAGCCATGCCACCATCAATCCCACCGGCATCGTGCCCAAGGGTCCGATCCTCGACCTCGAGCGGCCGCACGACCGCGAGCGCCTAACGGGGCAGGGGATCCGCGAGAAAGCATAA
- the ltrA gene encoding group II intron reverse transcriptase/maturase gives MLAALDNGVKGRKWFSLIDKVHRSSTLASAWLQVYRNQGAAGVDRQSVSRFAAQSGRHLEELQADLAAGRYRPQAVRRIEIPKGGGKTRPLGIPTVKDRIVQAALKRVIEPILEHEFLPMSYGFRPGRGCKDALRAVDDGLKAGMTWGVDADLQGYFDSIPHDRLMSRVEERLSDGRLLSLLRAWLTQDIVSEMNCWSPTAGAPQGAIISPLLANLYLHPLDQEMTQRGYRMVRYADDFVILCYSEQEARQALAHVQDWVMTNGLTLHPDKPHIGDCRQRGEGFDFLGYRFEAGKRWVRRKSLRAFKDKVRSKTRRTEGKSLRQIIASLNPLLRGWFGYLRHAYRTTFRPLDGFIRRRLRAILRKQEKRPGRGNTGTDTRRWPNRFFAAAGLFTLAEAWQQASQSRC, from the coding sequence ATGTTGGCGGCGCTGGATAACGGCGTCAAAGGACGTAAATGGTTCAGCCTGATCGACAAGGTACACCGCTCGTCGACCCTAGCGAGTGCCTGGCTACAGGTCTACCGCAACCAGGGTGCAGCGGGGGTCGATCGGCAAAGCGTGTCACGCTTCGCCGCGCAGTCCGGACGCCACCTTGAGGAGCTCCAGGCCGACCTGGCGGCGGGGCGGTACCGCCCACAGGCGGTGCGGCGGATCGAGATCCCCAAGGGCGGCGGCAAGACACGCCCGTTGGGTATCCCTACCGTCAAGGACCGCATCGTTCAGGCGGCGCTCAAGCGTGTCATCGAACCGATTCTCGAGCACGAGTTCCTGCCGATGAGCTATGGCTTCCGACCAGGAAGAGGCTGCAAGGACGCCTTGCGGGCCGTCGATGATGGCCTCAAGGCCGGCATGACCTGGGGGGTCGACGCCGACCTGCAGGGTTACTTCGACAGCATCCCGCATGACCGCCTCATGAGCCGTGTTGAGGAACGGCTCAGCGATGGTCGGTTGTTGTCACTGCTGCGTGCCTGGCTGACGCAGGACATCGTTAGCGAGATGAACTGCTGGAGCCCCACCGCGGGAGCGCCGCAAGGAGCGATCATCAGCCCCTTGCTGGCGAATCTCTACCTGCACCCGCTGGACCAGGAGATGACCCAGCGCGGCTATCGCATGGTGCGGTATGCCGACGACTTTGTCATCCTCTGTTACAGCGAGCAGGAGGCCCGGCAGGCCCTGGCCCACGTGCAGGACTGGGTGATGACGAATGGCCTGACCCTGCACCCCGACAAGCCCCATATCGGTGACTGTCGACAACGCGGCGAGGGCTTCGACTTCCTGGGCTACCGCTTCGAGGCGGGAAAGCGCTGGGTACGTAGGAAGAGTCTCAGAGCCTTCAAGGACAAGGTGAGAAGCAAGACGCGGCGGACGGAAGGTAAGAGTCTGCGGCAGATCATCGCCTCACTCAATCCTCTGCTAAGAGGCTGGTTCGGCTACCTCCGACACGCCTATCGGACAACGTTCCGGCCGTTGGATGGCTTCATCCGCCGACGGCTTCGCGCCATCCTGCGCAAGCAGGAGAAACGCCCTGGGCGTGGCAACACCGGAACAGACACGCGACGTTGGCCCAATAGGTTCTTCGCCGCTGCCGGGCTTTTCACCCTAGCCGAAGCCTGGCAGCAAGCGAGCCAATCACGATGTTGA